From Frateuria aurantia DSM 6220, one genomic window encodes:
- a CDS encoding thioredoxin family protein produces MKPMLGLALWLAAGWMGPDAEVMAQSAPTNSVADSQLTTIDQALLLARQKHQPVFVDFSASWCHSCFAMRDHVLTGPQWEAEKKKFVLIESDADSDNGSAWMEKLKVPSLPTYLILNPDGSERARIIGEVPQAKFMQTLDVILAGQGSLEQRQARAAKGSMVDLAAVIEDYLGRFKVSEGLAWFRQLPAPVRQTAATNPLTAPGLSLLQMRELASEVDLATAQQKPLAGLISRCRRQADKALAYAHDRHRFAVVSSLASCVQSLPLAERRAVLARPLASLQPLLQQVFGRDAAKVDLLEYTTEMEWIYGVVQQPDRKKAVQDQAIATARRLLDDGRGGLDVRHNRSVAENLQIILDHAGENAARLKVLKLLAEAYPDEYYYLQEYGSALVAAGDASQGLPLLDRAVRLAPAEKQESLAWPRTKALMQLHRQKEAEAVVAAVLKAHPHPAPGPEAYQLQDLQSLLKH; encoded by the coding sequence ATGAAACCGATGTTGGGCTTGGCTTTGTGGTTGGCGGCCGGATGGATGGGGCCGGATGCGGAAGTGATGGCGCAATCCGCGCCGACGAACAGTGTTGCGGACAGTCAATTGACGACCATCGACCAGGCTCTGCTGCTGGCCCGGCAGAAACACCAGCCGGTCTTCGTGGATTTCAGCGCCAGCTGGTGCCATTCCTGCTTTGCCATGCGTGACCATGTGTTGACCGGACCGCAGTGGGAGGCCGAAAAAAAGAAATTCGTGTTGATCGAAAGTGATGCCGATTCGGACAATGGTTCGGCCTGGATGGAAAAACTGAAAGTCCCGTCCTTGCCGACCTATCTGATCCTGAATCCGGACGGCAGCGAGCGCGCGCGCATCATCGGCGAGGTGCCGCAGGCGAAATTCATGCAGACCCTGGACGTGATTCTCGCCGGGCAGGGCAGTCTAGAGCAGCGCCAGGCACGTGCCGCCAAAGGTTCAATGGTCGATCTCGCGGCAGTGATCGAAGATTATCTGGGGCGTTTCAAGGTCTCCGAGGGTCTTGCCTGGTTTCGGCAGCTTCCGGCACCGGTTCGCCAGACCGCAGCCACCAACCCGTTGACGGCTCCCGGGCTCAGTCTGCTGCAGATGCGCGAGCTGGCCTCCGAGGTCGATCTGGCCACGGCGCAGCAAAAACCTTTGGCCGGGCTGATCAGTCGCTGCCGTCGGCAGGCCGACAAGGCATTGGCCTACGCCCATGACCGACATCGTTTCGCGGTGGTCAGCAGCCTGGCTTCGTGCGTGCAGTCCTTGCCGCTGGCCGAACGCCGCGCGGTTCTGGCCAGGCCACTGGCTTCCTTGCAGCCGCTGCTGCAGCAGGTCTTCGGTCGGGACGCGGCCAAGGTCGACTTGCTGGAATACACCACCGAGATGGAGTGGATCTATGGCGTGGTGCAACAACCGGATCGCAAGAAAGCGGTGCAGGACCAGGCTATTGCCACCGCTCGCCGTTTGCTGGATGACGGACGTGGCGGACTGGATGTCAGGCACAATCGCAGCGTGGCCGAGAACCTGCAGATCATTCTCGATCATGCCGGTGAAAACGCGGCCCGTCTGAAAGTCTTGAAATTGCTGGCCGAGGCTTATCCGGACGAGTACTACTATCTGCAGGAATACGGTTCGGCCCTGGTCGCTGCGGGGGATGCATCCCAGGGGCTGCCACTACTGGATCGCGCCGTCCGGCTGGCACCTGCAGAGAAGCAGGAGAGCTTGGCCTGGCCACGCACCAAGGCCTTGATGCAGCTGCACCGGCAGAAAGAGGCGGAGGCCGTGGTGGCTGCCGTGCTCAAAGCCCACCCGCACCCGGCTCCGGGCCCGGAGGCCTATCAGCTGCAGGATCTGCAGAGTCTGTTGAAGCATTAG
- a CDS encoding sulfite exporter TauE/SafE family protein: MMIHLASSGFSPAFIVSGLLVGALVGLTGVGGGSLMTPLLVLLFGFHPATAVGTDLLFASTTKSFGTLFHHAGKSVDWQVVGRLALGSIPATGLAMAVIAHHGTTSRAMSLVMSLVLGVALLLSAVSLLVKDRIIRWVMDRHPGMRRQSPPALTVLVGFVLGLLVTLSSVGAGALGTVALLLLYPKMAAVRVVGSDIAHAVPLTLIAGLGHWYLGSIDFPLLGTLLLGSIPGILLGSWAARHMSERFLRPSLGVVLALVGWRMLTVV; the protein is encoded by the coding sequence ATGATGATCCATCTTGCTTCCAGCGGATTTTCCCCCGCCTTCATAGTTTCGGGTTTGCTGGTGGGTGCCTTGGTGGGGCTTACCGGAGTGGGGGGCGGGTCCTTGATGACCCCCTTGCTGGTGCTGCTTTTCGGCTTTCATCCGGCGACGGCCGTGGGCACGGATCTGCTGTTCGCGTCCACTACCAAGAGCTTCGGCACCCTGTTCCATCACGCGGGCAAGAGTGTGGACTGGCAGGTGGTGGGCCGACTGGCGTTGGGCTCGATCCCCGCGACCGGACTGGCCATGGCGGTGATTGCCCATCACGGAACCACCAGTCGAGCGATGAGCCTGGTCATGAGCCTGGTACTCGGCGTGGCTTTGCTGCTCAGTGCCGTGTCGCTGCTGGTCAAGGACCGCATCATCCGGTGGGTTATGGACCGGCACCCGGGAATGCGCCGGCAGTCGCCGCCAGCGCTGACCGTACTGGTCGGTTTTGTGCTGGGCCTGCTGGTTACCCTGTCTTCGGTAGGCGCGGGAGCGCTCGGCACGGTGGCCCTGTTGCTGCTGTATCCGAAGATGGCGGCGGTTCGCGTGGTGGGGTCGGACATCGCCCATGCCGTGCCCCTGACCTTGATCGCCGGTCTCGGGCACTGGTATCTGGGTTCCATCGACTTCCCGTTGCTGGGCACCCTGCTGCTGGGCTCCATACCCGGCATCCTGCTGGGCAGCTGGGCCGCGCGTCATATGTCCGAGCGGTTCCTGCGCCCGTCGCTGGGCGTGGTGCTGGCGCTGGTGGGATGGCGGATGTTGACGGTGGTCTGA
- a CDS encoding zinc ribbon domain-containing protein YjdM, with protein sequence MSDIPACPVCGMENTYPDESQFICPDCGHEWPQQSAGEPETALIVRDVNGNVLQSGDTVVVIKDLKVKGSSIPLKQGTVIRQIRLVEDDAEHIEGSSDKIKGLVLKTCFLKKA encoded by the coding sequence ATGTCCGATATTCCCGCCTGCCCGGTCTGCGGCATGGAAAACACCTACCCCGACGAAAGCCAGTTCATCTGCCCGGATTGCGGCCATGAATGGCCTCAGCAGTCAGCGGGCGAGCCCGAAACGGCCCTGATCGTGCGTGACGTGAACGGCAATGTGCTGCAGAGCGGCGATACCGTCGTGGTGATCAAGGACCTGAAGGTCAAGGGCTCCTCGATTCCCCTGAAGCAGGGCACCGTGATCAGGCAGATCCGGCTGGTCGAAGATGACGCCGAGCATATCGAAGGCAGCTCGGACAAGATCAAGGGTCTGGTCCTCAAGACTTGCTTTCTGAAAAAAGCCTGA